The following are encoded in a window of Fusarium oxysporum f. sp. lycopersici 4287 chromosome 5, whole genome shotgun sequence genomic DNA:
- a CDS encoding glycerophosphoryl diester phosphodiesterase translates to MRFSTPLVAGLAVVSPAVAAPSPSYGDKELFKTVKPIKQIELGPRPYYLVNDMDEGSLKKKLQSCSEKPQKPSQWSIAHRGGGTLQFPEHSLESNLAGARMGAGILECDVAFTKDRQLVCRHSQCDLHYTTNIVTIPELNKKCTQPFKPAKDGKPASAKCCTSDITLKEFKTLCAKMEGFNATATNAADFLHGTPPWRTDLYATCGTVLSNKEHIQLTKRLGLKHTPELKTPEVKMPFDGDYTQKKYAQQLIDEHKQAGVKPSDVYLQSFLYDDILYWLKAEPEYARQAMYLDETGDTPETFEKAVANLTRYKEDGVRYIAPPLPYLVTPGKNGKIVPSAYAKKANELGLKIITWTLERSGPLKNGADGNYYYTTIAKLINNDGDVFNLLDVFREIGVAGVFSDWSSTVTYYANCFGLKL, encoded by the coding sequence ATGCGTTTCTCTACTCCTCTCGTGGCCGGCCTTGCGGTCGTCAGCCCTGCCGTGGCTGCTCCCAGCCCCAGCTATGGCGATAAGGAGTTGTTCAAGACTGTCAAGCCAATCAAGCAAATTGAGCTCGGCCCTCGACCCTACTACCTCGTCAACGACATGGACGAGGGTtcgctgaagaagaagcttcaaTCGTGCTCGGAGAAGCCTCAGAAGCCTTCTCAGTGGTCAATCGCCCACCGTGGCGGTGGTACTCTTCAGTTCCCTGAGCACTCTCTCGAGTCGAACCTGGCTGGTGCTCGAATGGGTGCTGGTATCCTCGAGTGCGATGTTGCTTTCACCAAGGATCGCCAGCTCGTGTGCCGACACTCTCAGTGCGATCTCCACTACACGACCAACATCGTTACGATCCCCGAGCTTAACAAGAAGTGCACCCAACCGTTCAAGCCCGCcaaggatggcaagcctGCTTCTGCCAAGTGCTGCACCAGCGACATTACCCTCAAGGAGTTCAAGACTCTCTGCGCCAAGATGGAGGGCTTCAATGCCACTGCCACCAACGCTGCCGACTTCCTCCACGGTACTCCTCCTTGGCGAACCGATCTGTACGCTACTTGCGGTACAGTTCTGAGCAACAAGGAGCACATTCAGCTCACCAAGCGCCTTGGTCTGAAGCATACTCCTGAGCTCAAGACACCCGAGGTCAAGATGCCCTTCGACGGTGACTATACCCAGAAGAAGTATGCTCAGCAGCTCATCGACGAGCACAAGCAGGCTGGTGTCAAGCCTAGCGATGTGTATCTCCAGAGCTTCCTGTACGACGACATTCTGTACTGGCTCAAGGCCGAGCCTGAGTACGCTCGTCAAGCCATGTATCTCGACGAGACGGGCGACACACCCGAGACCTTCGAGAAGGCCGTTGCCAACCTCACTCGCTACAAGGAGGATGGGGTTCGGTACATCGCCCCACCCCTGCCTTATCTCGTCACACCCGGCAAGAACGGAAAGATCGTTCCCAGCGCGTACGCCAAGAAGGCGAATGAGCTTggtctcaagatcatcaccTGGACTCTGGAGCGATCTGGTCCTCTGAAGAACGGCGCGGACGGCAACTATTATTACACTACTATTGctaagctcatcaacaatgatggtgatgtgTTTAACTTGTTGGATGTCTTCCGGGAGattggtgttgctggtgTCTTCTCGGATTGGAGCTCGACCGTTACTTACTATGCCAATTGCTTTGGTCTTAAGCTCTAA
- a CDS encoding hypothetical protein (At least one base has a quality score < 10): protein MEADQAWKHCNPTVMPSPSPNESSGWDSQSVARTDTTLTSTSSYAASQNQMPLTPTSQLSFGLPPVGPPPTSKLPPIPQVPSAPPPQIRRWCGGGRPITKWNKLRKDPELWDPNGDVLIYLGKKGQSLPSMRVSSHIIEAINSRYLISLLDEGLIDGYLHSPPSPNTESYGRKLGQEFRNSPLTPPASGRTSIGDMGGQVLYEMHFPPPQNMKSIDQLRHQLTTRNFFALLLNASMVGLSLHEALSDLHVRLDSYMPPNNDNVGQLVRYLYNRDLDDVRNNPALAVSLLIWSEEPDVRWEEGWRECFTHCVGMFDLVQKYKDFKQINTNTRKLMEMASHEMQYRVQAAEERLAGFRYQDIWAFTPKTGSEMRAIERLKDMLLQHFEQEYGSWPPSQSDSRSGRSVGASRPETWLTRTLAMKLQRDFGELYDCMVDRDIVWGSLEIQFGSRLMMVSKSKRRAIDADTREMQLTDMLIDFDNKHRFPHIPHPFPLLPESTSAAGSFRRGIAKTRGDQMSALEERIRLAYTENTGFDEPEIKLSDAFERFEKTDDIGDMDPATARRSRWILIYGILQSLASVSVDDEKVQYNDKVDYHLCPILEGAKIPPWKRGTSEGIGQGAHERSYCWVAEAERVIESDEYGDDVDMSLINDFPIQLNSPGAAEDRNTASGGSLGTGFISPRVRERMRRNRENESPVTTDYGYTYT from the coding sequence ATGGAAGCCGACCAAGCGTGGAAACACTGCAACCCGACCGTCATGCCGAGTCCTAGTCCCAATGAGAGCAGCGGCTGGGACTCACAATCTGTGGCTCGAACAGATACGACTTTGACTTCGACATCTTCTTATGCAGCGTCTCAAAACCAGATGCCGTTGACGCCAACATCACAACTCTCATTTGGTCTACCTCCCGTTGGACCACCACCAACCAGCAAACTGCCTCCGATTCCACAGGTACCTTCTGCACCACCACCGCAGATCAGACGTTGGTGTGGAGGAGGACGGCCTATCACGAAGTGGAACAAGCTTCGGAAAGACCCAGAACTTTGGGATCCTAACGGAGATGTTCTGATCTACCTTGGGAAGAAAGGCCAGAGCTTGCCGTCGATGCGCGTTTCGTCTCATATCATCGAAGCTATCAACAGTCGATATCTCATCTCTCTTCTGGATGAGGGTTTGATTGATGGATATCTGCATTCTCCGCCTTCACCAAACACTGAATCCTATGGAAGAAAGCTTGGTCAAGAATTCCGGAATTCACCACTAACACCGCCTGCATCTGGACGCACCAGCATTGGAGACATGGGAGGACAAGTTCTTTATGAGATGCACTTCCCACCTCCGCAGAATATGAAGAGCATCGATCAGCTCCGTCATCAGCTCACAACGCGCAACTTCTTTGCCCTGCTTCTCAACGCCTCAATGGTGGGCTTGTCGCTACACGAAGCCCTATCTGACCTTCACGTTAGACTGGATAGCTACATGCCCCCGAATAACGACAACGTCGGCCAATTGGTGCGGTATCTCTATAACCGAGATCTCGACGATGTACGAAACAATCCTGCCTTGGCGGTGTCACTCCTCATCTGGTCAGAAGAGCCGGATGTGCGGTGGGAGGAAGGATGGAGGGAGTGCTTCACGCATTGCGTGGGCATGTTTGATCTCGTGCAGAAGTACAAGGACTTCAAACAGATAAACACAAACACGAGAAAGCTTATGGAGATGGCGAGTCACGAGATGCAGTATCGTGTTCAGGCTGCAGAGGAAAGGTTGGCTGGCTTTAGGTACCAAGACATCTGGGCCTTCACTCCCAAGACGGGATCGGAGATGAGGGCGATTGAGAGGTTGAAGGACATGTTGTTACAGCATTTTGAACAGGAATATGGATCATGGCCACCATCACAGTCTGATAGTCGATCCGGACGATCAGTCGGTGCCTCAAGACCCGAAACCTGGTTGACTCGGACGTTGGCTATGAAGCTCCAAAGAGACTTTGGGGAGCTGTATGATTGCATGGTCGACAGAGATATCGTTTGGGGTTCGTTGGAGATCCAGTTTGGAAGcaggttgatgatggtgtcaaAGAGCAAGAGGAGGGCCATTGATGCAGACACGAGGGAGATGCAATTGACGGATATGCTTATTGACTTTGACAACAAACATCGGTTCCCTCATATTCCTCATCCGTTTCCTCTACTGCCAGAATCGACCTCAGCTGCTGGCTCGTTCCGAAGAGGCATCGCAAAGACTCGAGGCGACCAAATGAGCGCGCTGGAGGAAAGGATACGACTTGCTTATACTGAGAATACCGGCTTCGATGAACCGGAGATCAAACTCTCCGACGCATTTGAGCGCTTTGAGAAGACCGATGACATTGGAGACATGGATCCAGCTACTGCGAGACGTAGTCGCTGGATTCTTATATACGGAATCCTTCAGTCACTAGCCTCTGTGTctgttgacgatgagaagGTCCAGTACAACGACAAGGTTGATTATCACTTGTGTCCAATATTAGAGGGAGCAAAGATACCGCCATGGAAACGAGGAACGAGCGAAGGCATTGGTCAAGGAGCGCATGAGAGATCGTATTGCTGGGTTGCAGAGGCAGAACGAGTTATTGAGAGCGACGAGTATGGAGACGATGTTGATATGAGTCTGATCAATGATTTCCCGATTCAGCTAAACTCGCCCGGCGCCGCGGAGGACCGAAACACGGCGTCAGGTGGGTCTCTCGGCACGGGCTTCATCAGCCCAAGAGTTCGAGAGAGGATGCGGAGGAACCGAGAGAATGAAAGTCCTGTAACGACGGACTATGGATACACGTACACTTAA